A genomic window from Helicobacter suis HS1 includes:
- a CDS encoding lysophospholipid acyltransferase family protein, translating to MLLKRFRNGFVLRAVPVLIYWVLTCLFKTCRNRFYLAQGLEKQSFIASFWHGEIAMLPFAYLRLKKKPNLYVVASQHFDGSLAAKLYECFGFMSIRGSSKRGGVRVLVEGMKHLKEGADVGLTPDGPKGPYHSIADGVVALAQKTGVGVVVCRVIFTNAFTFNTWDRFKLPKPFSKVHYYMLEPFFIPKDMGLSEAKALVAAHMEVVK from the coding sequence ATCTTGTTAAAACGCTTTAGAAATGGCTTTGTTTTGCGGGCTGTACCGGTGCTTATTTATTGGGTTTTAACATGCCTTTTTAAAACCTGTAGAAACCGCTTTTATTTGGCTCAAGGGTTAGAAAAACAATCTTTTATCGCCAGTTTTTGGCATGGAGAAATTGCGATGTTGCCCTTTGCTTATTTGCGTTTGAAAAAAAAGCCTAATTTGTATGTGGTGGCTAGCCAACATTTTGACGGGAGTTTAGCCGCAAAACTTTATGAATGCTTTGGGTTTATGTCTATTAGAGGCTCTTCTAAAAGGGGAGGTGTGCGGGTGTTAGTTGAGGGCATGAAACATTTAAAAGAGGGAGCAGATGTAGGGCTCACACCAGATGGCCCTAAAGGGCCTTATCATAGTATCGCCGATGGGGTGGTGGCTTTAGCACAAAAAACCGGGGTGGGGGTTGTGGTTTGCCGTGTGATCTTTACTAATGCCTTTACTTTTAACACTTGGGATCGCTTTAAACTACCCAAACCCTTTTCTAAAGTCCATTATTACATGTTAGAGCCTTTCTTTATCCCAAAAGACATGGGTTTATCAGAGGCTAAGGCTTTGGTTGCAGCACACATGGAGGTTGTTAAATAG
- the miaB gene encoding tRNA (N6-isopentenyl adenosine(37)-C2)-methylthiotransferase MiaB produces MQNQKVYIETMGCAMNTRDSQHLIGELSKIGYVEVKEAKEADLILINTCSVREKPERKLFSEIGQFAKIKKPNAKIGVCGCSASHMGVQILQKAPSVDFVLGARNVSKITDIIKREKAVEISLDHDDSTYVFNTHAPSQIKALLNISIGCDKHCTYCIVPHTRGKEISIPMDLILKEAEKLTKQGVKEILLLGQNVNNYGVRFSIKHPKVNFSALLENLSQIEGLKRIRFTSPHPLHMDNAFLECFARNPKVCKSIHIPLQSGSNAILKAMKRGYSKEWYLDRITRLKSLVPNVGISTDIIVGFPGETQQDFEQTLEVLEQVRFDTLYSFIYSARPLTPAYHLEKVPENIAHHNLERLQSRHREILEQKARDEVGKIHQVLVENITEPLAEGRSDNGRLLSFEALSARVGDLVRVQVVAHHKGRLKGCLMGLKSC; encoded by the coding sequence ATGCAAAACCAAAAAGTCTATATAGAAACAATGGGCTGTGCGATGAATACCCGCGATAGCCAGCATTTAATAGGCGAGTTAAGTAAAATAGGTTATGTAGAGGTAAAAGAGGCTAAAGAAGCTGATTTGATCTTAATTAATACCTGTAGCGTACGCGAAAAACCTGAAAGAAAACTTTTTTCTGAGATCGGGCAGTTTGCTAAGATTAAAAAGCCTAATGCCAAAATTGGCGTGTGTGGGTGCAGTGCAAGCCATATGGGCGTACAAATTCTACAAAAAGCCCCGAGTGTGGATTTTGTTTTAGGGGCGCGCAATGTTTCTAAGATCACAGATATTATTAAACGAGAAAAAGCCGTTGAGATTTCTTTAGATCATGATGATAGCACCTATGTTTTTAACACCCACGCCCCTAGCCAAATTAAAGCTCTTTTAAATATTTCTATTGGCTGTGATAAACATTGTACTTATTGCATTGTGCCCCATACAAGGGGTAAAGAAATTTCTATCCCTATGGATTTGATTTTAAAAGAGGCAGAAAAACTAACCAAACAGGGGGTTAAAGAGATTTTACTTTTAGGGCAGAATGTGAACAATTATGGGGTGCGCTTTAGTATCAAGCACCCAAAGGTTAATTTTAGCGCCCTTTTAGAAAATCTTAGCCAGATAGAGGGTTTAAAACGCATCCGTTTTACCTCCCCCCACCCTTTGCATATGGATAATGCCTTTTTAGAATGCTTTGCTAGAAATCCTAAAGTGTGTAAGAGTATTCATATCCCTTTGCAGAGTGGATCAAATGCTATTTTAAAGGCGATGAAAAGAGGATATAGCAAAGAGTGGTATTTAGATCGCATCACCCGTTTAAAGAGTCTTGTACCAAATGTAGGGATTAGCACAGATATTATCGTAGGTTTTCCGGGCGAGACACAGCAGGATTTTGAACAAACTTTAGAGGTGTTAGAACAGGTGCGTTTTGATACACTTTATAGTTTTATTTATTCAGCACGCCCCCTCACCCCTGCCTATCATTTAGAAAAAGTACCAGAAAACATCGCCCACCATAATTTAGAACGGTTACAAAGCCGCCATAGAGAGATTTTAGAACAAAAAGCAAGAGATGAGGTAGGCAAAATCCACCAAGTGTTGGTAGAAAATATCACAGAACCCCTAGCAGAAGGCCGTAGCGATAATGGACGACTATTAAGCTTTGAGGCGCTGAGTGCACGGGTGGGGGATTTAGTGCGCGTGCAAGTAGTAGCGCATCATAAAGGCAGGTTAAAGGGGTGTTTAATGGGGCTTAAATCTTGTTAA
- a CDS encoding HP0268 family nuclease has translation MELRLAKMDRKQSKLYSISLEELYQKALKKEHIFYFAPTNSHKDMLQAVAFLEKQNCRVHLSEVQVSSDEKDFIYQLHII, from the coding sequence ATGGAATTGCGTTTAGCTAAGATGGATAGAAAACAAAGCAAACTTTATAGCATTAGCCTAGAGGAACTCTACCAAAAAGCCCTTAAGAAAGAGCATATCTTTTACTTTGCACCCACCAACTCCCATAAAGATATGCTACAAGCTGTGGCTTTTTTAGAGAAGCAAAATTGCCGTGTGCATTTATCTGAAGTACAGGTTAGTTCAGATGAGAAGGATTTTATCTACCAACTCCACATCATCTAA
- the mqnF gene encoding aminofutalosine deaminase family hydrolase produces MPAKIIGAGLVLTCNPNFDILTNAGVVMQKGTIIELGDMAYLCKTYPNAPVFFDKKALLLPAFINPHVHFEFSGQRCFEYGSFEGWLSSVLKKRTGVLEKSQISMQKAINAQLLSGVGSVGAISSYGLDRYCLRDSPLRVVFFDELIGGQATSSNFKAFSQRHTLTNQLKSARFIPAIAIHAPYSVHKDLAKQVLHTFKSSVISTHFLESQAELEWLESQQGWFNYFYREILKVVPSPSFSSPFEFLDLFKNQRLLLVHALFANRQHLKHAKRISAQTTLITCPRSNRLLSGKILKTGLAKQLNMPIAIATDGESSNYNINFLEELRIALWSFQKPLLDLLPEVLLDATLHASKALGLNTGSLEKGKDADLALFPLSGQIEPTLPYILNWLLHARRVKDLWVQGERVVIAGA; encoded by the coding sequence ATGCCTGCTAAAATCATTGGCGCAGGGCTTGTTTTAACCTGTAACCCTAACTTTGATATTTTAACAAATGCGGGTGTGGTGATGCAGAAAGGCACAATTATAGAATTGGGCGATATGGCATATCTTTGTAAAACCTATCCAAATGCCCCTGTTTTCTTTGATAAAAAAGCGCTTTTACTCCCTGCTTTTATAAACCCGCATGTGCACTTTGAATTTAGCGGCCAAAGATGTTTTGAGTATGGGAGTTTTGAGGGGTGGTTAAGTTCTGTGCTTAAAAAGCGTACAGGGGTTTTAGAAAAATCACAAATTTCTATGCAAAAGGCTATTAATGCCCAACTGCTTAGCGGCGTAGGTAGTGTGGGGGCTATTAGCAGTTATGGGCTGGATCGATATTGCCTTAGAGATTCGCCCTTGCGGGTAGTCTTTTTTGATGAGCTCATCGGAGGGCAGGCCACTTCTTCTAATTTTAAAGCTTTTAGCCAGCGCCATACCCTTACTAATCAGCTTAAAAGTGCGCGTTTTATCCCGGCTATTGCTATCCATGCGCCCTATTCAGTGCATAAAGATTTGGCCAAACAGGTTTTACACACCTTTAAAAGTTCTGTGATCTCCACCCACTTTTTAGAATCACAGGCCGAATTAGAATGGCTAGAAAGCCAACAAGGTTGGTTTAATTATTTTTACAGAGAGATTTTAAAAGTTGTACCCTCACCTAGTTTTTCAAGCCCTTTTGAATTTTTAGATCTCTTTAAAAACCAGCGCTTATTACTTGTGCATGCTTTATTTGCAAACCGCCAGCATTTAAAACATGCCAAACGCATTAGCGCACAAACCACCCTTATCACTTGCCCGCGCTCTAACCGCCTTTTAAGTGGCAAGATTTTAAAAACAGGATTAGCTAAGCAACTAAACATGCCTATAGCTATTGCTACTGACGGAGAGAGTTCTAATTACAATATCAATTTTTTAGAGGAATTGCGCATAGCCCTATGGTCATTTCAAAAGCCCTTATTAGATTTATTACCAGAGGTTTTATTAGATGCAACTTTGCATGCTAGTAAAGCCTTAGGGCTAAATACTGGGAGTTTAGAAAAGGGCAAGGATGCAGATTTAGCACTCTTTCCACTCTCTGGACAAATAGAGCCCACACTTCCTTATATTCTCAACTGGCTTTTACATGCGCGCCGTGTGAAGGATTTATGGGTGCAGGGGGAGAGAGTGGTTATAGCAGGCGCTTAA
- a CDS encoding amidohydrolase family protein, whose translation MVLKNARLAEGERVDVRVVGDYIVAIENFLSPSQHEIVIDCQQHTLLPSFVDLGVFLHNLQAQTYLKLKKQALRGGVGTLMGIDLTPLYSLNEPDMQPLSLEQESPSPLEAALEQAITFKDPICFHPLNAKERLQNLAMLHGQLPPNSPACLYIYNLEGQKLLPALDYAKMLDLSLVCGVRGYEGRPTLAIMDSSPLAYELGLPSVSPLIQIKEVGKYAAMALHTQLPTMLDSIVELEALKITQAFKSLGAPLLVQTPLHHLILEEQIYRRYDSRAKILPPLKSKDQQEALKHALQNDQIDMLTSLHYTHTPSLKIFEEAPFGMQSIDYLFPLAYTHLVQNKTLTLKQLITLMATNPACFLKANYGEVALGKEARLMLVDLKGNTRVNNPLSIYEGEVLKGRVCQVLQGERVLYAC comes from the coding sequence TTGGTATTAAAAAATGCAAGATTAGCAGAGGGGGAGAGAGTAGATGTGCGGGTAGTGGGGGATTATATTGTGGCAATAGAAAATTTTTTAAGCCCTAGTCAGCATGAGATCGTGATAGATTGCCAGCAACATACCCTCTTACCTAGCTTTGTAGATTTAGGCGTGTTTTTACATAATTTGCAAGCCCAAACCTATCTCAAACTTAAGAAACAGGCTTTAAGAGGGGGTGTGGGGACTTTAATGGGCATTGATCTAACCCCCTTGTATTCTTTGAATGAACCTGATATGCAACCCCTAAGCTTAGAACAAGAGAGCCCTAGTCCCCTAGAAGCCGCATTAGAACAAGCCATTACCTTTAAAGACCCCATTTGTTTTCACCCTTTAAATGCGAAAGAACGGTTACAAAATCTAGCCATGTTACATGGACAGTTGCCCCCAAATAGCCCGGCTTGTTTGTATATTTATAACTTAGAGGGGCAAAAACTCTTACCCGCTTTAGATTATGCCAAAATGCTTGATTTGTCTTTGGTATGCGGGGTGCGTGGCTATGAGGGGCGGCCTACTCTTGCTATCATGGACTCTAGCCCTTTAGCTTATGAATTAGGCTTGCCTAGTGTAAGCCCCTTGATTCAAATTAAAGAAGTGGGCAAGTATGCAGCTATGGCTTTACACACCCAACTACCCACCATGTTAGATAGTATAGTGGAATTAGAAGCGCTTAAAATTACGCAGGCTTTTAAATCTCTAGGCGCGCCTCTTTTGGTACAAACCCCCCTGCACCATTTAATTTTAGAGGAGCAAATTTATAGGCGCTATGATTCACGCGCTAAAATTTTGCCCCCCCTAAAAAGCAAAGATCAACAAGAGGCACTCAAACACGCTTTGCAAAATGACCAAATAGACATGCTCACCTCACTACACTACACCCACACGCCCTCTTTAAAAATATTTGAAGAAGCCCCCTTTGGCATGCAAAGCATTGATTATCTCTTTCCTTTGGCTTATACTCATCTTGTGCAAAATAAAACCCTCACACTCAAGCAATTAATCACTTTAATGGCAACTAATCCTGCTTGCTTTTTGAAAGCTAATTATGGAGAAGTTGCGCTAGGAAAAGAAGCCCGTTTGATGTTAGTAGACTTGAAAGGGAATACCCGCGTAAATAACCCCTTAAGCATTTATGAAGGGGAAGTTTTAAAGGGGCGCGTGTGCCAAGTTTTACAAGGAGAAAGGGTGCTTTATGCCTGCTAA
- a CDS encoding cytochrome c biogenesis protein CcdA: MLEDTLLSIFDHMPLVASFFAGILAFLSPCILPLIPAYMSYISQTSLEDLKNGQASRFSILIKASLFVLGFGLIFWLIGVSMAKIMHAYLNGTWTRVISGSLVILFGLHFLGILPIKLLYQSKTWDMRLEFKNPFLQSLVPLVLGMSFALGWTPCIGPIFTSIILLSGAQHVYGMALLGVFVLGFGVPFLIVALVINQALGFLKKIRQYAYWIEKISGLVLLLMGILIISGQMDRLGAFLLRL, from the coding sequence ATGTTGGAGGATACTTTATTATCTATTTTTGATCACATGCCCCTAGTGGCCTCGTTTTTTGCCGGGATTTTAGCCTTTTTAAGCCCCTGTATTTTACCCCTCATTCCAGCCTACATGTCTTATATCTCCCAAACCTCCCTAGAAGACCTTAAAAACGGCCAAGCTAGCCGTTTTTCTATCTTGATTAAGGCTAGTTTGTTTGTACTAGGTTTTGGGCTTATCTTTTGGCTCATTGGGGTTTCTATGGCTAAAATCATGCATGCTTACTTAAATGGCACATGGACACGGGTAATTTCTGGATCTTTAGTGATTTTATTTGGGCTACACTTTTTAGGGATTTTACCTATTAAATTGTTGTATCAAAGTAAAACTTGGGATATGCGTTTGGAATTTAAAAACCCGTTTTTACAAAGTTTAGTGCCCTTAGTACTTGGAATGAGTTTTGCGCTAGGGTGGACTCCTTGTATTGGCCCCATTTTTACTAGCATTATATTATTAAGCGGGGCACAGCATGTCTATGGCATGGCATTATTAGGGGTATTTGTGCTAGGCTTTGGTGTGCCTTTTTTAATTGTAGCTTTGGTAATCAATCAAGCTTTAGGGTTTCTTAAAAAAATTAGACAATATGCTTACTGGATTGAAAAGATTTCAGGGTTGGTACTACTTTTAATGGGGATTTTAATTATAAGCGGACAGATGGATCGTTTGGGCGCTTTTTTATTGCGATTATAG
- a CDS encoding DEAD/DEAH box helicase, producing the protein MPTNNPEESPVCSFKDLGLHSKILKSIADAGFTGPSPIQEKAIPVILEGKDVIAQAQTGTGKTAAFALPIIQNLQNDKSIEALIITPTRELAMQISDEIFKLGKSSRTRTICVYGGQSIKKQCDLLERNPQVMIATPGRLLDHLKNKRLKRFAPRVVVLDESDEMLDMGFLDDIEEIFNYLPEDAQILLFSATMPAPIKDLANKILQDPVSIHIAPTHVTNADISQRFYVINEHERNEAIMRLLDKENHSKSIIFMRMKREVDELHQFLSAKGYKTTPLHGDMEQRARRESIKAFKSKLADVLVATDVASRGLDISDVSHVFNYHLPLNTESYIHRIGRTGRAGKKGVAITLVTPLEYKELQRMQKDIGSSIELYEIPNMNEDRLIQAISKVEVDAEVVSLYEQLTEQFEPSQLVLKLLSLQFKSYKVDLNQILVEPKPVTRPKKHISKTYKSGRFKDSRRRY; encoded by the coding sequence ATGCCAACAAATAACCCTGAAGAATCCCCCGTTTGTTCTTTTAAAGATTTGGGTTTACACTCTAAAATCTTAAAATCTATTGCTGATGCGGGTTTTACTGGCCCTAGCCCTATCCAAGAAAAGGCCATTCCTGTTATTTTAGAGGGTAAAGATGTGATCGCCCAAGCCCAAACCGGTACCGGCAAAACCGCCGCCTTTGCTTTGCCCATTATCCAAAACTTGCAAAATGATAAAAGTATAGAGGCGCTTATCATCACCCCCACGCGTGAGTTAGCTATGCAAATTAGCGATGAAATTTTTAAGCTAGGTAAAAGTTCACGCACCCGCACTATTTGTGTTTATGGAGGGCAAAGTATTAAAAAGCAATGCGATCTTTTAGAGAGAAACCCACAAGTCATGATTGCTACCCCCGGACGACTCTTAGATCATCTAAAAAATAAACGGCTTAAGCGTTTTGCTCCTAGAGTGGTGGTGTTAGATGAGAGCGATGAAATGCTAGACATGGGTTTTTTAGATGATATTGAAGAGATTTTTAATTACTTGCCCGAAGATGCCCAAATTTTGCTCTTCTCAGCAACCATGCCCGCTCCCATTAAAGACTTAGCCAATAAAATACTACAAGATCCGGTATCCATTCACATCGCCCCTACCCATGTAACCAATGCAGATATTTCCCAGCGTTTTTATGTGATCAATGAACATGAGCGCAATGAGGCAATCATGCGCTTACTAGATAAAGAAAATCACAGCAAAAGCATTATTTTTATGCGCATGAAAAGAGAAGTAGATGAGTTACACCAATTTTTAAGTGCTAAGGGCTATAAAACCACGCCCTTACATGGCGATATGGAGCAACGCGCCCGCCGCGAATCTATTAAGGCCTTTAAATCTAAACTCGCTGATGTCTTGGTGGCTACTGATGTGGCGAGTCGTGGTTTAGATATTAGTGATGTGAGCCATGTTTTTAATTATCATCTACCCTTAAACACAGAGAGCTATATCCACCGTATCGGGCGCACTGGGCGCGCGGGTAAAAAGGGTGTGGCTATCACTCTAGTAACGCCCCTAGAATATAAAGAACTCCAACGCATGCAAAAAGACATCGGTTCTTCTATTGAGCTTTATGAAATCCCTAACATGAATGAAGATCGCTTGATTCAGGCTATCTCTAAGGTAGAAGTAGATGCGGAGGTGGTGAGTTTATACGAACAACTCACCGAGCAATTTGAGCCTTCTCAGTTAGTGCTTAAACTCTTGAGTTTACAATTTAAAAGCTATAAAGTTGATTTAAATCAAATTTTAGTAGAACCCAAGCCGGTTACGCGCCCTAAAAAACATATTTCTAAAACTTATAAAAGTGGGCGTTTTAAAGACTCTAGACGCAGGTATTAA
- a CDS encoding branched-chain amino acid transaminase — translation MNHPYIWQDNAVVPFDKATVHVLSYSLHYANAVFEGIRAYKGSDGLYVFRLHDHMQRLLDSCKTLMLDQVYSLEALKQATLDLLKANACKEDTYIRPLVFMGLGSLGICSGDSPIHTIIATVTWKHNPIEGIKVKTSSFRKNDVQSSPNKTKASAHYLSSQLAKQEALLCGFEDALLLDNQGFVAEGSAESFFMVYRDHLIVPPLDYALDSITRQTVLELAAHLQIPTIERHIAREEIYSAQEAFFAGTGAEILPIQSLDFRPIGGQEKPITQALTEAYMQLVRGELSALKHHITKV, via the coding sequence ATGAATCATCCCTACATTTGGCAAGATAACGCCGTTGTTCCATTTGATAAGGCTACAGTGCATGTGCTGAGTTATAGTCTGCACTATGCAAATGCTGTCTTTGAGGGTATCCGCGCCTATAAAGGTAGCGATGGACTCTATGTTTTTAGATTACACGATCACATGCAAAGACTCTTAGATTCTTGTAAAACTTTGATGCTTGATCAGGTTTATAGTTTAGAGGCCTTAAAACAAGCTACTTTAGATCTTTTGAAAGCCAATGCCTGCAAAGAGGATACTTATATCCGCCCGCTTGTATTCATGGGGCTTGGTAGTTTAGGAATTTGTAGTGGTGATTCTCCTATCCACACTATCATCGCCACAGTAACATGGAAACACAATCCTATAGAGGGCATTAAGGTTAAAACCAGTTCTTTTAGAAAAAACGATGTACAATCTAGCCCTAATAAAACTAAGGCCAGCGCGCATTATCTTAGCTCCCAACTAGCCAAACAGGAGGCACTTCTGTGTGGGTTTGAAGATGCGTTATTACTAGATAATCAAGGTTTTGTGGCTGAAGGCTCTGCTGAGAGCTTTTTTATGGTTTATCGCGATCATCTCATCGTTCCTCCCCTAGATTATGCTCTAGATTCTATCACCCGCCAAACTGTTTTAGAATTAGCCGCGCATTTACAAATCCCTACCATAGAGCGCCATATAGCACGGGAGGAAATTTATAGCGCCCAAGAGGCTTTTTTTGCAGGTACAGGCGCAGAGATTTTACCCATTCAATCTTTAGATTTTAGACCCATAGGTGGCCAAGAAAAACCCATTACCCAAGCTTTAACAGAGGCGTATATGCAATTAGTTAGAGGCGAGCTTAGCGCGCTTAAACACCATATAACGAAGGTGTAG
- a CDS encoding prohibitin family protein, whose protein sequence is MPIDLNEHLKKKQSNQSEPPKIPPKNTTPLKPPFPPVLQSRKITYLIIFFILLAFLLIAKPFTVIQSGEIGIKITAGKYDPIPLQPGIHFFVPIVQDILVIDTRVRTINFSRIEDMGIVGKNQGIFRNDAINVMDSRGLTVSIELTVQYRLNAKTTPQTIATYGLSWEQKIINPVVRDVVRSVVGRYPAEDLPIKRNEIAALINTDINKEVSKLPNSPVELSSIQLREIVLPQKIKEQIEKVQIARQESERVKYEVERAKQEAQKLAALAKGEADANRIKAQGVADAIVIEAKAKSAANLSIGQSLNDRLLQLRQIEVQGQFNEALKANKDAQILLTPGGAVPNIWLDTKSKQKALAGHGNQH, encoded by the coding sequence ATGCCCATTGATCTAAACGAGCATTTGAAAAAAAAACAATCCAATCAATCAGAACCCCCTAAGATTCCTCCCAAAAACACCACCCCTCTTAAACCCCCATTCCCTCCCGTGTTGCAATCTAGAAAAATCACTTATTTAATTATCTTTTTTATTCTTTTAGCTTTTTTGTTGATCGCCAAACCTTTTACGGTGATTCAATCCGGCGAAATTGGAATTAAGATCACAGCAGGTAAATACGATCCCATTCCCTTACAACCGGGCATTCACTTTTTTGTCCCCATTGTGCAAGATATTTTAGTGATTGACACACGCGTACGCACCATTAATTTTTCGCGTATAGAAGACATGGGCATTGTGGGCAAAAATCAGGGGATTTTTAGAAACGATGCGATCAATGTAATGGATTCTAGAGGGCTCACCGTTTCTATTGAACTCACCGTGCAATACCGCTTAAATGCTAAAACCACTCCCCAAACTATTGCTACCTATGGGCTAAGCTGGGAACAAAAGATCATTAATCCAGTGGTGCGCGATGTGGTGCGATCGGTGGTGGGGCGCTATCCGGCTGAGGATTTGCCCATTAAACGCAATGAAATTGCCGCTTTGATCAATACAGACATTAATAAAGAAGTTTCTAAGTTGCCTAATTCTCCAGTAGAGTTAAGTTCGATTCAACTTAGAGAAATTGTACTACCCCAAAAAATTAAAGAACAAATTGAAAAGGTACAAATTGCGCGCCAAGAATCTGAGCGGGTTAAATATGAGGTAGAGCGCGCCAAACAAGAAGCCCAAAAACTTGCGGCTTTAGCAAAAGGTGAGGCTGATGCTAACCGCATTAAAGCACAAGGGGTAGCTGATGCAATCGTAATTGAGGCTAAGGCTAAATCTGCGGCTAATTTAAGTATCGGGCAGAGTCTTAATGATCGGCTCTTACAACTGCGCCAAATTGAGGTGCAAGGGCAATTTAACGAAGCGCTTAAGGCTAATAAAGATGCTCAGATTTTGCTAACCCCCGGGGGGGCAGTGCCTAATATTTGGCTAGATACAAAAAGCAAGCAGAAAGCCTTAGCAGGGCATGGAAACCAACATTAA
- a CDS encoding DUF2393 family protein, with the protein MLISTLLQTVLDHLKIFWEQASLFALVIFGLHCAFFLGFFILGLYFRGFTSTLFHLIALLFLFATPFGVRYILEQQLFKIQATVQQAFSFTYTSAFVAKVRIKNEGYLPIRKCFLRLDVLLPSTNKFQSFLHQWIFAHSYVQPFQLFLPPHKEQNLVMNIEPYPYKQASFKLSSTCH; encoded by the coding sequence ATGCTCATCTCTACTCTTTTACAAACAGTTTTAGATCACCTAAAAATATTCTGGGAACAGGCTAGCCTTTTTGCTTTGGTGATCTTTGGGTTGCATTGTGCTTTTTTTCTTGGCTTTTTTATTCTAGGATTATATTTTAGGGGATTTACATCTACTCTATTCCATTTAATCGCTCTTCTCTTTTTATTCGCAACGCCCTTTGGAGTGCGCTATATTTTAGAACAACAGCTTTTTAAAATCCAAGCCACCGTACAACAAGCTTTTTCCTTTACTTATACGAGTGCTTTTGTTGCTAAGGTGCGGATTAAAAATGAGGGTTATTTGCCCATTCGCAAATGTTTTTTACGCCTAGATGTGTTGTTGCCCTCTACTAATAAATTCCAGAGTTTTTTACACCAGTGGATTTTTGCACATTCTTATGTCCAACCTTTCCAACTTTTTTTACCACCCCACAAAGAACAAAATCTGGTTATGAATATAGAACCCTATCCTTATAAACAAGCCTCTTTCAAACTTTCTAGTACCTGCCACTAA
- a CDS encoding flavodoxin → MAVGIFYGTDSGNAETVSNKIATHFSGAKVLDVSKASKSDFDGFSSVILVAPTAGAGDLQSDWEEFLGTLDASNFANKTIALVGLGDQDTYSETFAEGIFHIYEKAKAGKVVGFTSTDGYTFEGSKSVEGGKFVGLVLDVDNQDELTDGRISAWVNEIKGQLN, encoded by the coding sequence ATGGCAGTTGGTATTTTCTATGGCACAGATAGCGGGAATGCAGAAACAGTGAGCAATAAAATTGCAACACATTTTAGTGGCGCAAAAGTCTTAGATGTGAGCAAGGCTAGCAAAAGCGATTTTGATGGCTTTAGTTCTGTGATTTTGGTTGCGCCTACAGCAGGGGCTGGGGATTTACAAAGCGACTGGGAAGAATTTTTAGGAACACTAGATGCGTCTAATTTTGCTAATAAAACCATTGCTCTGGTAGGGCTAGGTGATCAAGATACTTACTCTGAAACCTTTGCTGAAGGCATTTTTCATATCTATGAAAAAGCTAAGGCTGGTAAAGTTGTGGGCTTTACTTCTACAGATGGGTATACCTTTGAGGGGTCTAAATCTGTAGAGGGTGGTAAATTTGTAGGGCTTGTGCTAGATGTGGATAACCAAGATGAGTTAACAGATGGGCGCATTAGTGCTTGGGTTAATGAAATTAAGGGTCAGTTGAATTAG
- a CDS encoding tumor necrosis factor alpha-inducing protein, with protein sequence MQPRRCYLHPEMIFLALLGVLGFSACGSNPHKKDVFLQNMPAWMVEDRSMFVTQGIDSSHVIDGQVERSEGIARERARFRVAEHIANKIKGIYTKDQNADQKSYDSEVFSEITQAIAASFDKWVQLGEYINPNNQEVFMLMRVDGYSPGVLQDRLEKIESLSTQTIKDIIQSVKTIFKEAIDYGDVKVPQSM encoded by the coding sequence ATGCAACCTAGACGGTGTTATTTACACCCTGAAATGATCTTCTTAGCCCTTCTAGGAGTTTTGGGCTTTTCTGCTTGTGGTTCTAATCCCCATAAAAAAGATGTTTTTTTGCAAAACATGCCAGCTTGGATGGTAGAAGATCGTAGCATGTTTGTTACTCAAGGCATTGATAGCTCCCATGTCATTGACGGGCAAGTGGAGCGCTCAGAGGGAATAGCTAGAGAACGGGCGCGTTTCCGTGTAGCTGAGCATATCGCTAATAAGATTAAGGGAATTTATACAAAAGATCAAAATGCCGACCAAAAATCCTATGATAGCGAAGTCTTTTCAGAGATCACGCAGGCAATCGCTGCTAGTTTTGATAAATGGGTACAATTAGGGGAGTACATTAACCCTAATAACCAAGAGGTGTTTATGCTCATGCGAGTAGATGGCTATAGCCCCGGTGTTTTACAAGATAGACTTGAAAAAATAGAGTCTCTAAGTACACAAACCATTAAGGACATTATACAATCTGTAAAAACTATCTTTAAAGAGGCCATAGATTATGGTGATGTTAAGGTTCCACAAAGCATGTAA